From a region of the Asterias amurensis chromosome 2, ASM3211899v1 genome:
- the LOC139952159 gene encoding PX domain-containing protein kinase-like protein isoform X2, translating to MALFEKRKSSFKVLLDDTITLQCVIEAAQNLETHTDYVMKVQRGTSTENSWQINRRYSDFVAFHELLKISNLDLPLPPKKMFGNMDREFIAERQQNLQQYLTLILSHHLLATSIIVKRFLDQANYPSNLQEIALQHVSMFFRSEPHWEVVEAMKDIGWRIRKSYFMIKPKDQPKVRQILAWSDFGPDMVLDDKVLLQAMKMLPTIQHPYIYPVTYASANETGGFAIRTYHASGTLRDFICKSKPKHHYLRKYCNPKSYAALDLTTMRTYGRQILEALKFLHEKGIPYGHLHTGNVILEGNACRLLDIENSMLGLPSYYRDFIIQHKKIKTTEDVDVYSFGHVLFEMVFGMPLHKHFKDDFPHTVPAPAKSVLESILTSESCKKGMPTIEDLLDHQFFKDVPVTEGPQFRLPSKLKEPLKMAKEMGVEKRLRSDQKQFSSWMRVSKVHAHHNSEEEKKKRKKAMVRKRLSEQQLSIDENQTNGASNGVASSVSSPSSTAPSSPASVPPSAPPAPPPPSTPIQPPRAPPPPQASAKTTPKPASGERGALLSSISGFKKGGLKKTVTKDCSAPKI from the exons ATGGCTCTGTTCGAGAAAAGGAAGTCGTCTTTCAAAGTTTTACTGGACGATACAATCACACTGCAGTGTGTCATCGAAGCTGCTCAGAATCTGGAAACACACACT GACTATGTCATGAAAGTTCAGAGAGGTACATCTACAGAAAATAGCTGGCAG ATAAATCGACGATACAGTGACTTTGTAGCATTCCACGAGCTGCTGAAGATTTCCAATCTGGATCTTCCTCTTCCGCCCAAGAAGATGTTTGGTAACATGGACCGTGAGTTCATTGCAGAGAGGCAGCAGAATCTACAACAATACCTCACCCTTATACTGTCGCATCATCTATTGGCTACCAGTATTATCGTCAAGAGGTTTCTGGATCAAGCTAACTACCCCTCCAATTTACAAG AGATAGCGCTTCAGCATGTCTCCATGTTCTTCAGGTCTGAGCCACACTGGGAAGTAGTAGAAGCAATGAAAGATATCGGATGGAGGATCCGTAAGAGTTACTTCATGATCAAACCGAAAGACCAGCCCAAAGTCAGGCAAATCTTAGCATgg AGTGACTTTGGACCAGATATGGTTTTGGATGACAAAGTCCTACTCCAAGCCATGAAAATGCTTCCGACCATTCAACACCCTTATATCTACCCAGTCACATATGCATCAGCCAACGAAACAGGAGGGTTTGCTATCCGTACTTACCATGCTTCTGGAACACTAAGAGACTTCATATGTAAG TCCAAACCTAAGCACCACTACCTGAGGAAGTACTGCAATCCCAAATCATACGCTGCTTTAGATCTGACCACCATGAGAACATATGGAAGACAAATATTAGAG GCATTGAAGTTTCTGCATGAGAAAGGCATCCCATACGGTCATCTGCATACAGGCAATGTCATCTTAGAGGGGAATGCCTGCCGACTGCTGGACATTGAGAATTCAATGCTGGGTCTGCCGTCATACTATCGAGATTTCATCATACAACACAAGAAAATCAAG ACTACAGAAGACGTTGATGTATACAGCTTTGGTCATGTCTTATTTGAGATGGTGTTCGGTATGCCACTACATAAGCACTTCAAAGATGACTTCCCTCACACAGTGCCAGCTCCAGcaa AGTCTGTGCTTGAGTCTATTTTGACTTCTGAATCTTGTAAGAAAGGCATGCCTACCATTGAGGACCTGCTTGATCACCA GTTTTTCAAAGACGTACCAGTAACTGAAGGTCCACAGTTCAGACTGCCTAGTAAGTTGAAAGAACCACTAAAGATGGCCAAAGAAATGGGCGTAGAGAAACGCCTGAGGTCGGATCAGAAACAG TTTTCAAGTTGGATGAGGGTATCCAAAGTACATGCCCATCACAATtcagaagaagagaaaaaaaagagaaaaaaggcAATGGTCAGAAAGAGGTTATCAGAGCAACAACTTAGCATCGATGAAAATCAGACAAATGGTGCAAGTAATG GTGTTGCATCAAGTGTGAGTAGTCCGtcatcaacagcgccctcatcgCCAGCATCAG TTCCACCATCAGCACCTCCGGCCCCGCCTCCCCCATCTACTCCCATCCAACCTCCACGGGCCCCGCCCCCGCCCCAAGCCTCTGCCAAAACCACACCTAAGCCTGCGTCCGGAGAAAGAGGTGCTCTACTCAGCTCTATCAGTGGCTTCAAGAAGGGTGGATTAAAAAAGACCGTTACCAAGGATTGCAGCGCCCCGAAGATTTGA
- the LOC139952159 gene encoding PX domain-containing protein kinase-like protein isoform X1: MALFEKRKSSFKVLLDDTITLQCVIEAAQNLETHTDYVMKVQRGTSTENSWQINRRYSDFVAFHELLKISNLDLPLPPKKMFGNMDREFIAERQQNLQQYLTLILSHHLLATSIIVKRFLDQANYPSNLQEIALQHVSMFFRSEPHWEVVEAMKDIGWRIRKSYFMIKPKDQPKVRQILAWSDFGPDMVLDDKVLLQAMKMLPTIQHPYIYPVTYASANETGGFAIRTYHASGTLRDFICKSKPKHHYLRKYCNPKSYAALDLTTMRTYGRQILEALKFLHEKGIPYGHLHTGNVILEGNACRLLDIENSMLGLPSYYRDFIIQHKKIKTTEDVDVYSFGHVLFEMVFGMPLHKHFKDDFPHTVPAPAKSVLESILTSESCKKGMPTIEDLLDHQFFKDVPVTEGPQFRLPSKLKEPLKMAKEMGVEKRLRSDQKQFSSWMRVSKVHAHHNSEEEKKKRKKAMVRKRLSEQQLSIDENQTNGASNGVASSVSSPSSTAPSSPASVKKSHRKPHRKHRSECKDVSTSKKKVTINENEHTTSSTISTSGPASPIYSHPTSTGPAPAPSLCQNHT; this comes from the exons ATGGCTCTGTTCGAGAAAAGGAAGTCGTCTTTCAAAGTTTTACTGGACGATACAATCACACTGCAGTGTGTCATCGAAGCTGCTCAGAATCTGGAAACACACACT GACTATGTCATGAAAGTTCAGAGAGGTACATCTACAGAAAATAGCTGGCAG ATAAATCGACGATACAGTGACTTTGTAGCATTCCACGAGCTGCTGAAGATTTCCAATCTGGATCTTCCTCTTCCGCCCAAGAAGATGTTTGGTAACATGGACCGTGAGTTCATTGCAGAGAGGCAGCAGAATCTACAACAATACCTCACCCTTATACTGTCGCATCATCTATTGGCTACCAGTATTATCGTCAAGAGGTTTCTGGATCAAGCTAACTACCCCTCCAATTTACAAG AGATAGCGCTTCAGCATGTCTCCATGTTCTTCAGGTCTGAGCCACACTGGGAAGTAGTAGAAGCAATGAAAGATATCGGATGGAGGATCCGTAAGAGTTACTTCATGATCAAACCGAAAGACCAGCCCAAAGTCAGGCAAATCTTAGCATgg AGTGACTTTGGACCAGATATGGTTTTGGATGACAAAGTCCTACTCCAAGCCATGAAAATGCTTCCGACCATTCAACACCCTTATATCTACCCAGTCACATATGCATCAGCCAACGAAACAGGAGGGTTTGCTATCCGTACTTACCATGCTTCTGGAACACTAAGAGACTTCATATGTAAG TCCAAACCTAAGCACCACTACCTGAGGAAGTACTGCAATCCCAAATCATACGCTGCTTTAGATCTGACCACCATGAGAACATATGGAAGACAAATATTAGAG GCATTGAAGTTTCTGCATGAGAAAGGCATCCCATACGGTCATCTGCATACAGGCAATGTCATCTTAGAGGGGAATGCCTGCCGACTGCTGGACATTGAGAATTCAATGCTGGGTCTGCCGTCATACTATCGAGATTTCATCATACAACACAAGAAAATCAAG ACTACAGAAGACGTTGATGTATACAGCTTTGGTCATGTCTTATTTGAGATGGTGTTCGGTATGCCACTACATAAGCACTTCAAAGATGACTTCCCTCACACAGTGCCAGCTCCAGcaa AGTCTGTGCTTGAGTCTATTTTGACTTCTGAATCTTGTAAGAAAGGCATGCCTACCATTGAGGACCTGCTTGATCACCA GTTTTTCAAAGACGTACCAGTAACTGAAGGTCCACAGTTCAGACTGCCTAGTAAGTTGAAAGAACCACTAAAGATGGCCAAAGAAATGGGCGTAGAGAAACGCCTGAGGTCGGATCAGAAACAG TTTTCAAGTTGGATGAGGGTATCCAAAGTACATGCCCATCACAATtcagaagaagagaaaaaaaagagaaaaaaggcAATGGTCAGAAAGAGGTTATCAGAGCAACAACTTAGCATCGATGAAAATCAGACAAATGGTGCAAGTAATG GTGTTGCATCAAGTGTGAGTAGTCCGtcatcaacagcgccctcatcgCCAGCATCAG TTAAGAAATCCCATCGTAAACCTCATAGAAAACACAG AAGCGAGTGCAAAGACGTAAGCACATcaaagaaaaaggttaccatAAATGAGAATGAGCATACCACTAG TTCCACCATCAGCACCTCCGGCCCCGCCTCCCCCATCTACTCCCATCCAACCTCCACGGGCCCCGCCCCCGCCCCAAGCCTCTGCCAAAACCACACCTAA
- the LOC139952159 gene encoding PX domain-containing protein kinase-like protein isoform X3 translates to MALFEKRKSSFKVLLDDTITLQCVIEAAQNLETHTDYVMKVQRGTSTENSWQINRRYSDFVAFHELLKISNLDLPLPPKKMFGNMDREFIAERQQNLQQYLTLILSHHLLATSIIVKRFLDQANYPSNLQEIALQHVSMFFRSEPHWEVVEAMKDIGWRIRKSYFMIKPKDQPKVRQILAWSDFGPDMVLDDKVLLQAMKMLPTIQHPYIYPVTYASANETGGFAIRTYHASGTLRDFICKSKPKHHYLRKYCNPKSYAALDLTTMRTYGRQILEALKFLHEKGIPYGHLHTGNVILEGNACRLLDIENSMLGLPSYYRDFIIQHKKIKTTEDVDVYSFGHVLFEMVFGMPLHKHFKDDFPHTVPAPAKSVLESILTSESCKKGMPTIEDLLDHQFFKDVPVTEGPQFRLPSKLKEPLKMAKEMGVEKRLRSDQKQFSSWMRVSKVHAHHNSEEEKKKRKKAMVRKRLSEQQLSIDENQTNGASNGVASSVSSPSSTAPSSPASEASAKT, encoded by the exons ATGGCTCTGTTCGAGAAAAGGAAGTCGTCTTTCAAAGTTTTACTGGACGATACAATCACACTGCAGTGTGTCATCGAAGCTGCTCAGAATCTGGAAACACACACT GACTATGTCATGAAAGTTCAGAGAGGTACATCTACAGAAAATAGCTGGCAG ATAAATCGACGATACAGTGACTTTGTAGCATTCCACGAGCTGCTGAAGATTTCCAATCTGGATCTTCCTCTTCCGCCCAAGAAGATGTTTGGTAACATGGACCGTGAGTTCATTGCAGAGAGGCAGCAGAATCTACAACAATACCTCACCCTTATACTGTCGCATCATCTATTGGCTACCAGTATTATCGTCAAGAGGTTTCTGGATCAAGCTAACTACCCCTCCAATTTACAAG AGATAGCGCTTCAGCATGTCTCCATGTTCTTCAGGTCTGAGCCACACTGGGAAGTAGTAGAAGCAATGAAAGATATCGGATGGAGGATCCGTAAGAGTTACTTCATGATCAAACCGAAAGACCAGCCCAAAGTCAGGCAAATCTTAGCATgg AGTGACTTTGGACCAGATATGGTTTTGGATGACAAAGTCCTACTCCAAGCCATGAAAATGCTTCCGACCATTCAACACCCTTATATCTACCCAGTCACATATGCATCAGCCAACGAAACAGGAGGGTTTGCTATCCGTACTTACCATGCTTCTGGAACACTAAGAGACTTCATATGTAAG TCCAAACCTAAGCACCACTACCTGAGGAAGTACTGCAATCCCAAATCATACGCTGCTTTAGATCTGACCACCATGAGAACATATGGAAGACAAATATTAGAG GCATTGAAGTTTCTGCATGAGAAAGGCATCCCATACGGTCATCTGCATACAGGCAATGTCATCTTAGAGGGGAATGCCTGCCGACTGCTGGACATTGAGAATTCAATGCTGGGTCTGCCGTCATACTATCGAGATTTCATCATACAACACAAGAAAATCAAG ACTACAGAAGACGTTGATGTATACAGCTTTGGTCATGTCTTATTTGAGATGGTGTTCGGTATGCCACTACATAAGCACTTCAAAGATGACTTCCCTCACACAGTGCCAGCTCCAGcaa AGTCTGTGCTTGAGTCTATTTTGACTTCTGAATCTTGTAAGAAAGGCATGCCTACCATTGAGGACCTGCTTGATCACCA GTTTTTCAAAGACGTACCAGTAACTGAAGGTCCACAGTTCAGACTGCCTAGTAAGTTGAAAGAACCACTAAAGATGGCCAAAGAAATGGGCGTAGAGAAACGCCTGAGGTCGGATCAGAAACAG TTTTCAAGTTGGATGAGGGTATCCAAAGTACATGCCCATCACAATtcagaagaagagaaaaaaaagagaaaaaaggcAATGGTCAGAAAGAGGTTATCAGAGCAACAACTTAGCATCGATGAAAATCAGACAAATGGTGCAAGTAATG GTGTTGCATCAAGTGTGAGTAGTCCGtcatcaacagcgccctcatcgCCAGCATCAG AAGCGAGTGCAAAGACGTAA
- the LOC139953411 gene encoding ankyrin repeat and SOCS box protein 5-like isoform X1 — protein MSWTRGQNLYIRNHENDGRVTLGHDRSRLHQAATMGQLLMLHALIEDGAKVNVTTYNGVTPLHDACSTGHQYSARCLIKAGGKLNPMDIDWHTPLTRACSERHKDCVDLLIRSGAKLNIENEMFSPLHCAAAAGCIDSTNLLLQAGAEVDKLDYNRSGTPLHAAANGHQTACAKALLQAGADINSARPTDNKTPLHVAASVSAPAEMITLLLQHGAKIHDLDTEGKKAVDLAPMDSQAYGVLKEHTENAGLLSELCRECIHQHLILDESVNSLPLPERLKEFLQFKS, from the exons ATGTCCTGGACAAGAGGTCAAAACCTGTACATCAGAAACCATG AAAATGATGGACGCGTGACATTAGGCCATGACCGCTCGAGGCTACACCAGGCAGCCACAATGGGTCAGCTACTGATGTTACATGCCCTTATCGAAGACGGAGCAAAGGTCAACGTCACAACTTATAATGGGGTGACGCCCTTGCACGATGCCTGTAGCACTGGTCACCAGTACTCGGCCAGGTGCTTAATCAAAGCTGGGGGCAAG ttGAACCCTATGGATATTGACTGGCATACTCCACTGACTCGTGCCTGCTCTGAACGACACAAAGATTGTGTTGATCTTCTTATCCGTTCTGGGGCCAAGCTCAATATTGAAAATGAGATGTTTTCACCGCTACATTGCGcagctgctgcag GATGTATCGACTCTACTAACTTACTCTTGCAAGCAGGAGCCGAGGTGGATAAGTTAGACTACAACAGATCTGGGACTCCACTGCATGCAGCAGCAAATGGCCACCAGACAGCGTGTGCTAAGGCACTGCTACAAGCAG GTGCAGATATCAATTCTGCTAGACCAACGGACAATAAAACTCCTCTCCATGTAGCAGCATCCGTGTCTGCGCCAGCAGAAATGATCACTTTGCTCTTACAACATGGGGCTAAGATACATGACCTAGACACAGAGGGCAAGAAAGCAGTAGACTTGGCACCGATGGATAGCCAGGCCTATGGTGTTCTCAAAGAGCACACAG AAAATGCCGGATTACTGAGCGAGCTTTGCAGGGAATGCATTCATCAACATCTCATATTGGATGAGTCCGTCAACTCACTACCTCTTCCAGAAAGACTCAAAGAATTCCTTCAATTCAAATCTTGA
- the LOC139953411 gene encoding ankyrin repeat and SOCS box protein 5-like isoform X2, whose amino-acid sequence MSWTRGQNLYIRNHDLDVFERTALHQAASNGQLLLLRSIIRQDGSCVNVTNCNGVNPLHDACHTGHLACCKEIIQRGGKLNPMDIDWHTPLTRACSERHKDCVDLLIRSGAKLNIENEMFSPLHCAAAAGCIDSTNLLLQAGAEVDKLDYNRSGTPLHAAANGHQTACAKALLQAGADINSARPTDNKTPLHVAASVSAPAEMITLLLQHGAKIHDLDTEGKKAVDLAPMDSQAYGVLKEHTENAGLLSELCRECIHQHLILDESVNSLPLPERLKEFLQFKS is encoded by the exons ATGTCCTGGACAAGAGGTCAAAACCTGTACATCAGAAACCATG ATTTAGATGTGTTTGAAAGAACAGCTTTACACCAAGCAGCCAGTAATGGACAACTGCTTTTGTTGAGGTCCATTATCAGGCAAGACGGTTCTTGCGTTAATGTTACAAACTGTAACGGAGTGAACCCGTTACATGATGCATGTCATACAGGTCATCTAGCTTGTTGTAAGGAGATTATACAGAGAGGAGGCAAG ttGAACCCTATGGATATTGACTGGCATACTCCACTGACTCGTGCCTGCTCTGAACGACACAAAGATTGTGTTGATCTTCTTATCCGTTCTGGGGCCAAGCTCAATATTGAAAATGAGATGTTTTCACCGCTACATTGCGcagctgctgcag GATGTATCGACTCTACTAACTTACTCTTGCAAGCAGGAGCCGAGGTGGATAAGTTAGACTACAACAGATCTGGGACTCCACTGCATGCAGCAGCAAATGGCCACCAGACAGCGTGTGCTAAGGCACTGCTACAAGCAG GTGCAGATATCAATTCTGCTAGACCAACGGACAATAAAACTCCTCTCCATGTAGCAGCATCCGTGTCTGCGCCAGCAGAAATGATCACTTTGCTCTTACAACATGGGGCTAAGATACATGACCTAGACACAGAGGGCAAGAAAGCAGTAGACTTGGCACCGATGGATAGCCAGGCCTATGGTGTTCTCAAAGAGCACACAG AAAATGCCGGATTACTGAGCGAGCTTTGCAGGGAATGCATTCATCAACATCTCATATTGGATGAGTCCGTCAACTCACTACCTCTTCCAGAAAGACTCAAAGAATTCCTTCAATTCAAATCTTGA